Sequence from the Rutidosis leptorrhynchoides isolate AG116_Rl617_1_P2 chromosome 3, CSIRO_AGI_Rlap_v1, whole genome shotgun sequence genome:
caacATTAAAAGcaaacgaaaatatgaacatttaaaaaagacactttgtgataaatgttattattttggcgggaaaatactCGAAGAAAAAACTGATAACATGCAGCATGCGTAATGTTATTCATGAATGTTCCatcatatgtgaagtttttttCAAGATCTAGCccagtttagagtttagagtttagagtttagagtttagagtttagagtttagagtttagagtttagagtttagagtttagggtttagggtttagggttttgggtttagtccctaaacccaaaaccctaagccctaaaccctaaaccctaaaatctaaaccgtttgtgttaaaaattcaatctaaaccctaatttctaaacccaaaaccctaatttctaaaccctaatttttaacccctaatttctaaaccctaatttttaaacctcaAAAaacaaactcagaatcaaaacattcattgcagtgaatgttatcatttatttctccgagcgttttcccgccaaaataacaacattcatcacgaagtgtcttttttaaatcttcatattttcatgtgatcttgatgcctgaaatttttttttcgaaaaaaacgaaaaaaaattactttccccacttccccccaaaaaagtgcttccatatatatataatgagatggGATTCAAATGTTGCAAATTTACAAGTTTGTGTGTTTGCCTTTTGAGATGGTTGAGGCTTGTTCTAATAATGAATGAACGATCTTGATGCATCTATACATCATGATATTGATACTTGTCAAATTCTGCATTGAATAACAAAAGGTAATTTGATTCTGGTTTTGTTACAAGTCTAACACCTTCACATTCACATTGTAGGATTTGAAATCAAAAGCTCCATTCAGGGCCAAGTTTGGAGTAAAAGACGAATGGGTATTACCTTTTGAGATCATCCCAGTTATCAGGCATCCAAAATTCGGTGACAAGTCTGCTGAAAAAGTATGCACCGACATGAAAATCAACAGCCAAAACGAGAGACAAAAGCTCGATGCTGCTAAAAAGGTTATCTACAAGGGTGGTTTCTATGAAGGAACAATGTTGGCTGGTGGATATATCGGAATGCGTGTTCAAGATGCTAAAAACTTAATCAGAAACAATTTACTAGAACTCCGTCATGCTGTCGTGTACAGTGAACCCAAGAAGAAAGTCATGTCACGATCAGGTGACGAGTGTGTGGTTGCCTTAACCAATCAATGGTATATTACATACGGTGAAACCAGCTGGCGAAAAGCTGCAGAAAAATGCTTAGCCGATATGAATTTGTACTCTGATGAGACCCGTCATGGGTTCGAGCATACATTGAGCTGGTTGGACCAATGGGCATGCTCTAGAAACTTTGGTCTCGGGACCCGCATTCCATGGGACGAGGAGTTTCTTGTGGAATCATTGTCTGATTCCACCATTTACATGGCTTACTATACGGTATGTCACTTGTTACGGAACGTAAAACCAAGGCACCTGACAGACGATGTCTGGGACTACTTGTTCCTGTCTGGGCGCGAACCAAAATCTTCAGAAATTTCTCTATCACTTTTGAAAAAGATGAGGAAGGAGTTTGAATACTGGTACCCGGTTGATCTTCGTGTTTCTGGTAAGGATCTGATACAGAACCATCTTACGTTTTGTATTTATAACCATACTGCATTATTTCCCGAGAAACATTGGCCTCGTGGGTTCAGATGCAATGATCACATTATGTTGGGAGATGAAAAAATGGCAAAGGCAAACGGGAATTTCAGGACATTGAAGCAAGCGATTAATGAATTTTCAGCTGATGCCATTAGATTCTCTTTTGCTGATGCTGGTGATGGTATGGACAATGCTAATTTTGTGTTTGAAACGGCTAATACTGCCATTATGAGGCTCACTAAAGAGTTGGGGTGGATGGAGGAAGTTCTAGCTGCTCCTGACTCAGCTTCGTTAAGAGTGGGCCCGCCTTCTACTTATGCTGACCGTGTGTTTGATAATGAGATGAACATTGCTGTAAAAATCACTGAGAAAAATTACAGTGAATATATGTTTCGTGATGCTCTTAAAACAGGGTTTTTTGATCTTCGAAATGCTAGGGATGAGTATAAGTTATCGTGTGGTGGCACGAGTGGGATGAATCGTGATCTTGTATTGCGGTTTGTGGATGTTCAAACACGACTGATTGCTCCTATTTGCCCACATTATTCTGAATATGTATGGAGGAAGATATTGAAGAAACAAGGGTTTGTTATTAAAGCTGGTTGGCCTGAAGCTGAAAACCCTGATGTTACCCTTCAAAAGGCCAATAGATACTTGCAGGACTCGATATATAATTTCAGGTTCCACCTCAGTTGGCTTAAATAAATTCGATGTTTTATGATAaatatttattttgtttgtttatCTGTTTCTGCTAACTGTTATTATTATCGAACTAAGGGCGTCTGATCTTCTTCTACTCTAGCTATATTTGGCGCGCAGTTCAATTTGATTTAGTCAATCCTGGTTATGTTTCAAAATTTTAAAAAGACACATGTCAACACAAAGGAATATAAGTTTAAAAGTGAAACAATATTATATGATGCGAAGGGGTATAACTCATCGCaaaaacatgttttttttttttttttttataaaaagtgaCATAATTGTTGAGAGAATGTACTAGTATCTTCAATATGTCAGTCACATTAGTTATCAACTTATGTTTTCAAATTTTGGAAAAGTGTTTTTACTCAACCCGGCATGTGCCTAAAATGACGGTTGGTTTTACCCAAATAATTGTTTCTTTGTGGCAGTTAACGTTGTTATTGTGGTATATGTATAGCAGTCCCTAACCTCTAAGTTCTCTTAATTTGTTGATTGATGATATATTTTATTTGAAATGTCAAATCTTTGATTGTCTCATTAAAACTTGTTTTAGGAAGCTTCTTATGAAGCAGGCTTCTGGTCACTCCAAAAAGGGCAACAATAATAAAGCAACCATTCAGAGCAAACCAACAATTGGTCTCATATATGTGAATGAACAATATGATGGGTGGAAACGAGAATGCTTGAACATTTTAAGAAATAAATACGATACTCAAAACCGCAAGTTTGCACCTGATGAGGAGATATTACAAGCATTGCAGAAGAGTGAAGTAGGCCAGAAAGAAAATTTTAAGCAGACTCCGAAGCAATGCATGCAGTTTTTGAGGTTTAAGAAGGACGAGATCATGACACTTGGCGTTCAAGCGTTGGATCTAAGGCTGCCGTTTGGTGAGATCGAGGTTTTTCAGGAGAATCTAGAGTTGATAAAGAGACAGATAGGTCTGGAACATGTAGAAATTTTGTCAGCCACTGATTCACATGGTTCTTTGTTAAAGCAAGATCTACCGTCACCTGGATCTCCTACCGCCATATTCTTGACTCATGACGGTATGTGTTGTTAGTTGTAGGCTTTTCTATAGGTGGAAAAATGGGCGGGTGCTGGGTCAAACAGTTTCATGTTGAAACTTGTCATTTTTGTCCTGTTTGAAACAGGATGTTCAGGTTGGGTTCTTCACCTTTTTCTGCCCAGTTTTGTTTTCTATAGAATTGTTTGAAGGGTTAGTTATTTTTTTTGTTAAAGCATAATCTGAATCTTTTAAACTGTGAACTTTTAAATTATAAATATGATCAGGTTAGGAGGCTTTATACACTGAAAGTTCACAGTGGGAGACTTTCAATCATTTCCCCCGTTCACTTTTTAACTAAAATTTCTATTTGGCTCATTttagataataatataataatgataatgataatgataatgataatgattgatTTAACTGGAAATAAAGTCATTGTTTGTCCCTCTTACTGTGATTTCAAATATATTTTGATGACTGAATTATgaagtttatatgtatatatgtgtggacCCAGATGGCCACCATATATTGCAAGTTTCAATCACATTTTGCCCCGATTTTAATGCTAAACTTAAGCAGTTCCTATAGTTGATCGGTCATTCTCTATGTTTGCAGCCGCGAAGATGCATAATGGAGTATGACAAGCATTTAGAAGAACCGTTATCTTTCCATCTATCTGCATAATTGTTTGTTAGTTCTATACAATCTCGTGTTAATCGTGTTGTTAGGAAGTAAACACTGTTTTACCAAGTTATGAATGTTTGTTAGGAAAGCATTTTATATACTCAAGAAATGAATATCCCGGATAAATTTATTAGTAAACACCAATATTATAAAAAACGCGAGACGAGATCGAGAGGGTCGGACCTTAAGACGTTAAGACGGGCGttgatgtatgtatgtatgtataaatgtacaacaacaaaatccaatcCTACAAAAGCGGGGTATGAGAGAGGTAAGATGTAGATAATTCTTCCTTTATCTTGGAAGATAAAACTACACGAGGTCCTGTGGTTTGTTTAAAACATCAACTGGAGTCCAAAATTAATTTTTGAACTTGGGGGTTCACTGTGGTTTGAATTAGTTTCATGGGGGTCCAAAGGCTTAACGGCTGTGACAAACTAACGATTTAAACCTTCACATGACTTGCACATGAGGGTATTGTCGTCTGTTGTTAATATTTACACACCATAAATATCTCCTGGACCTATAGATGCACAAACCGGATAAAAAACTGGATTCGGACAAAAAAAAAAATCGGATTTTTTTGTCTGGATTTTTCCGAACCAGTTCCGGATTCGGTTCCGGTTCTTGGCGTCGGTTTTTTCGGATTTTTTCCGGAACTGATTCTTTTTCGGATTTTTTTGGACTAGGATTCGATTTTGCCAATTATATTTTTACCGGTTCGATTTTTTTTAATGTttgaacaataataatataatcgatataaagaaaagttataatgcttaacacaatagataatataaataacaatattcgaacaatacaattataaaaataacacttttattcgaacgatacaataataaaaataacaacacttttattcgaacaatacaattataattaatacatttcgagcttcggcatggccatcacctAATAATGTATTAAGACTAAAGTATATCGAGCTTCGGCATTGCCATCACCCGTTATACTTTAGTCGTCAAATGACCCAAATGTGTTATCTTGTTGAGCACGTCGAGGACCGTGCCTTCGATCGTAGTCTTCAAAATCGGGGTCATCAACTAGAGAAAGGTAAGCTTGTTGGTAACGTGATACATTCATTTCGGTTTGGTCTATATCAAACGGTTCATAGTCACATTCATCCACTTCGTTTAGTTCattgtcggaattctcttcggtTGATGTAGGTGATAATCCTGCTACATTTTCTTCATactctatacattcttcaatgtcattatataacggaccttctaatgaagtttgatcttgtatcctatctaccccATCCAAA
This genomic interval carries:
- the LOC139898012 gene encoding leucine--tRNA ligase, cytoplasmic-like translates to MGDIDRGRGLKRRDQLLDIEHEVRKWWDEGHVFEAEASEQFPKEGDKFFGTFPIPYMNGYLHLGHAFTLSKLEFAAAYHRIRGANVLLPFGFHCTGMPIKASADKLKREIERFGNPPVFPNLDAEEIVVSKPEVKSNEASDPEKFKGKKAKAASKGSREKYQWEIMRGYGLLDTEIAKFQDPHQWLMFFPPLAVEDLKAFGLGADWRRSFITTDVNPYFDKFVRWQMRKLKQFGKIVKDIRYTIYSPLDRQPCADHDRASGEGVIPREYTLIKMEVVPPFPAKFAHLEGKKVYLAAATLRPETMYGQTNCWVLPDGKYGGFEINEIEVFILTERAARNLAYQRLSLVHEKPTCVVELTGQDLIGLPVRSPLSFNEIIYCLPMLSVMTDKGTGIVTSVPSDSPDDYMALQDLKSKAPFRAKFGVKDEWVLPFEIIPVIRHPKFGDKSAEKVCTDMKINSQNERQKLDAAKKVIYKGGFYEGTMLAGGYIGMRVQDAKNLIRNNLLELRHAVVYSEPKKKVMSRSGDECVVALTNQWYITYGETSWRKAAEKCLADMNLYSDETRHGFEHTLSWLDQWACSRNFGLGTRIPWDEEFLVESLSDSTIYMAYYTVCHLLRNVKPRHLTDDVWDYLFLSGREPKSSEISLSLLKKMRKEFEYWYPVDLRVSGKDLIQNHLTFCIYNHTALFPEKHWPRGFRCNDHIMLGDEKMAKANGNFRTLKQAINEFSADAIRFSFADAGDGMDNANFVFETANTAIMRLTKELGWMEEVLAAPDSASLRVGPPSTYADRVFDNEMNIAVKITEKNYSEYMFRDALKTGFFDLRNARDEYKLSCGGTSGMNRDLVLRFVDVQTRLIAPICPHYSEYVWRKILKKQGFVIKAGWPEAENPDVTLQKANRYLQDSIYNFRKLLMKQASGHSKKGNNNKATIQSKPTIGLIYVNEQYDGWKRECLNILRNKYDTQNRKFAPDEEILQALQKSEVGQKENFKQTPKQCMQFLRFKKDEIMTLGVQALDLRLPFGEIEVFQENLELIKRQIGLEHVEILSATDSHGSLLKQDLPSPGSPTAIFLTHDAAKMHNGV